In Leptospira saintgironsiae, one genomic interval encodes:
- a CDS encoding helix-hairpin-helix domain-containing protein gives MKSDKSEVLKEFRTLPGVGKVIAEDLWNLGVRSKAELAKLDPEKLYEEICEYQGARVDLCMLYVFRCAVYVSATSDPEPEKMKWWFWKDRQLV, from the coding sequence ATGAAGTCGGACAAATCCGAGGTATTAAAAGAATTTCGCACTCTTCCAGGAGTGGGTAAAGTAATCGCAGAAGATCTCTGGAATCTAGGAGTTCGCAGTAAGGCTGAACTCGCAAAATTAGATCCTGAAAAATTATACGAAGAAATTTGCGAATACCAAGGTGCTCGAGTAGATCTATGTATGCTGTACGTATTTCGTTGCGCAGTATACGTTTCTGCCACTTCCGATCCTGAACCAGAAAAAATGAAATGGTGGTTTTGGAAGGATAGGCAGCTTGTCTGA
- a CDS encoding helix-turn-helix domain-containing protein — protein MSDLIRISWSHKESPETYTILPGEECVIGVQTKGRISLGSGKQSKTLAKAGITGILRGPRTFISEKNTKSLLVYISPLVLSRMISVPMDQISDSSLSLEDLFSKEMISGLIADCEEADWKGQEASWSLEKFHRLLPIKEEKEKFLPEAVLRIKSSFGEIGIKGLAEDLGVSQSSLERGFRSRVGLSPKEYAGLVRFRNIFRFYNSSSSFTELALEAGYYDQAHFIREFKKKTGFSPKQWFRQNESLGLNPNF, from the coding sequence TTGTCTGATCTGATCCGGATTTCTTGGAGCCATAAAGAATCTCCCGAAACTTATACAATTCTTCCTGGAGAAGAATGTGTAATTGGAGTTCAAACCAAGGGAAGAATTTCCTTAGGTTCAGGCAAACAATCTAAGACTCTTGCTAAGGCCGGGATAACTGGGATTTTAAGGGGGCCAAGAACTTTCATCTCAGAGAAAAATACAAAATCACTTTTAGTTTATATTTCTCCCTTGGTTCTTTCTAGAATGATCTCTGTGCCGATGGATCAAATCAGCGATTCAAGTTTATCTTTAGAAGATCTGTTTTCCAAGGAAATGATCTCCGGATTAATTGCAGACTGTGAAGAAGCAGATTGGAAAGGTCAGGAGGCTTCTTGGAGCTTAGAAAAATTTCATCGCCTTCTCCCCATAAAAGAAGAAAAGGAAAAATTCTTACCAGAGGCAGTTCTCCGGATCAAATCGTCATTTGGAGAAATTGGGATCAAAGGTTTGGCGGAGGATTTGGGCGTAAGCCAAAGTAGTTTAGAAAGAGGTTTTAGATCCAGAGTGGGTTTAAGTCCAAAAGAATATGCAGGACTTGTCCGGTTCAGAAACATATTCAGATTTTATAATTCTTCTTCCAGTTTCACCGAACTCGCCTTGGAAGCAGGTTATTATGACCAGGCACATTTTATTCGCGAATTTAAGAAGAAGACAGGTTTTAGTCCAAAACAATGGTTTCGTCAGAATGAGAGCCTAGGATTAAATCCTAATTTTTAG